The stretch of DNA AATGCTTGCCCATTTAAATGTACCATTCTTAAGAGCATCATCAACTTTGCCAAGTTCATTATCTGAAACCTTATTGCTAATTGATTTCATATCTCCTAAAATGTCTTTAATATACGTATTAACATTTGCTTTAATAGCTGTGTTAGCAAGAGGCTTTGCTACAGTAATAAAGTCCTTATACATAGCCTTAATGGCTACTTTATTTTTATCTTCATTAGCCCAATCAATAATATTTCCTTCATATAAATTTGGATTAGATGCATTTTTAACATTCGTTAAGAAGTCTTCAAAGTTATCCTTAATTTTATCAACAGTAAATCCGTGTTGCTTAAGACTAAGTTTCATTAGATCTAATGAATTATTAATAGCCGTTAAATCATCATGTGACTCAGAAACTATATTACCCAATGCATCTAATGCAGGATCACTATTACCTGCAAGAGATCCTAACTTCTGATATAAAGTCTCAAGGTCTGCACTTGTACTATCAGCATTTTGAGCTAAGCTATCTGAACCTTTTAAAATACCTGCAATATCATCCTTGATGTCTTGATTATTAAGGGATTCAGATAGATCATAAAGGTCACCTAAGATCCTTTTCAGATAAGTTGAATCAGAACCTGGATCACCTTGTAAATGTTTAGCAGCGTCAATTATGTCACCAAACTTAGTAGCAAGTGTACCTTTAATAGTATTATTTGAATTATTTGGATCAACTTTAGCTAAATCTGCTTCTAAACTTACTGATGATTCATAAATTTGAGTGAAACCTGGTTTTTCTGCATTCCATACTTTCTGAGCAGCCAATGTTGTTGGATCATTACCTTTGTAATTTGCAAAGTATTGATCAATTATATTAAATTGATCCTTTTCTGCAGTTATCCCTTCATTTAATTCGTTCAAGCCTTCCAGCAGGTTAAGAATGTCTGTCTTAACACCGGTTCCCTTAAGAAGTGAGGCAATATGAGCCACATTCTTATAAACTGGTTTAATCTTAGTCATCATCTCAGTGCCGGTAGTCCAGTTATCAGGTAATGAACTAATTGTGTTTACAGCATCATTAATATTATCTACAACTGTACCATCAGTAGCAGCACTTGATGCAGTAAAGCCAGAATTAGTCAACAAATCTTTGACTGCATCACGTATAGTTGACATACCTTTTGAAATTTGTTCATTCTTAGCAATAGCTGTAGCTGCTTTTGTTACGTCTTCTTTTGAAGCTGGTGTTGAGCCATTAGA from Lactobacillus sp. ESL0785 encodes:
- a CDS encoding SLAP domain-containing protein — encoded protein: MDFNSKKKLQKDVSKALKNGKLHKAARNLLVTTIAAGSALGGLAFVSNVNPSANNVVVAAKKAKKAVKKAAEVKRSSSVYNKKGKKVAGHFKTGKTIKVYGTKTIKGKKYYSLGHGKYIAAKNVKLAKTVTFKKTSYVFNSKGKRVGEKTFNKNKKIKVYGTKTIKGKKYYSIGNGKYVLASNTTSGAVSTPTSNGSEGSNGSNSSNTSNGSNGSNSSTGTNTPSGNNTTGGNTTPGGSTGPSTPSSNGSSSASTPSNGSTPASNGSSSASTPSNGSTPASNGSSSASTPSNGSTPASNGSSSASTPSNGSTPASKEDVTKAATAIAKNEQISKGMSTIRDAVKDLLTNSGFTASSAATDGTVVDNINDAVNTISSLPDNWTTGTEMMTKIKPVYKNVAHIASLLKGTGVKTDILNLLEGLNELNEGITAEKDQFNIIDQYFANYKGNDPTTLAAQKVWNAEKPGFTQIYESSVSLEADLAKVDPNNSNNTIKGTLATKFGDIIDAAKHLQGDPGSDSTYLKRILGDLYDLSESLNNQDIKDDIAGILKGSDSLAQNADSTSADLETLYQKLGSLAGNSDPALDALGNIVSESHDDLTAINNSLDLMKLSLKQHGFTVDKIKDNFEDFLTNVKNASNPNLYEGNIIDWANEDKNKVAIKAMYKDFITVAKPLANTAIKANVNTYIKDILGDMKSISNKVSDNELGKVDDALKNGTFKWASILDFK